The following proteins are co-located in the Seriola aureovittata isolate HTS-2021-v1 ecotype China chromosome 7, ASM2101889v1, whole genome shotgun sequence genome:
- the mex3a gene encoding RNA-binding protein MEX3A yields the protein MVQREGGSFCLGEEGSCVNQTGWSNTSPSPIYRADGLVSRLPGARGETTVLKVWRIEREGAGLWEGLAQRGELEGGGGEEEAARVLFLQSLSPVFVSYTLLLAMPSLLVLAGIMEKNGGYGGDLAGSGFGSEGLLVPPDEEEDDSRALRVALGQLSLLGLGEGEDGGGAPTTGVQDRSNNNNNHHNHTNSVGGGGDTAILQGKSKLCALYESSSSETKGRGCNITECVPVPSSEHVAEIVGRQGCKIKALRAKTNTYIKTPVRGEEPVFLITGRKEDVALARREIISAAEHFSMLRASRNKLGVSFSGSPPTPLPGQTTIQVRVPYRVVGLVVGPKGSTIKRIQQQTCTYIVTPSRDRDPVFEITGSPSNAERAREEIEAHIAFRTGGLHDHNNENDCLGPNGGSSPAGSSGGLESRLQQVWGLQGGQRKPLTSSYRQNFSDAMVGGGGGGGGGEGGGIYNKGNFSSSGEKPCSYFGSEGTQSWGDPDYPKQVAFYAQQRSKSFGGLPLPLTRLSPGLPESCGGGSTNNSSVTSIVPVAGSPHAQARRAHSEPTSAGEGFPGRLPVPDSPPATVRDCMTCFESKVTAALVPCGHNLFCMECAIRICELNHPECPVCHTQVTQAIRIFS from the exons ATGGTACAACGGGAGGGCGGCTCGTTTTGTCTCGGCGAGGAGGGGAGCTGTGTAAACCAGACTGGGTGGAGCAACACATCGCCCAGCCCCATCTATCGTGCAGACGGCCTTGTGTCCCGTTTGCCTGGAGCTCGCGGAGAGACTACTGTACTGAAAGTCTGgcggatagagagagagggggccGGTCTATGGGAGGGACTAGCGCAAAGGGGGGAATtggaaggaggagggggcgaGGAGGAGGCGGCACGGGTGCTGTTTCTCCAGTCTCTTTCCCCTGTCTTTGTCTCATACACTCTTTTGTTAGCCATGCCTAGCCTGCTGGTTCTAGCAGGGATCATGGAGAAAAATGGGGGCTACGGCGGGGATCTGGCCGGCTCCGGCTTCGGAAGCGAGGGTCTCCTTGTGCCGCCCGACGAGGAGGAAGACGACTCCCGTGCCCTTAGGGTCGCGCTGGGCCAGTTGTCTCTGCTGGGGCTCGGGGAAGGCGAGGACGGCGGCGGAGCCCCAACAACAGGAGTACAGGACCGGagtaacaataacaacaaccaccacaaccacaCGAACAGCGTCGGCGGTGGCGGGGACACGGCGATTCTGCAAGGGAAGAGCAAGTTGTGCGCCCTGTATGAGAGCTCCTCAAGTGAGACGAAAGGAcgaggctgcaacataacagaATGCGTCCCAGTGCCCAGCTCTGAACATGTGGCCGAAATAGTGGGGAGACAAG GTTGCAAGATCAAAGCCCTGCGGGCCAAGACCAACACCTACATCAAAACCCCGGTTAGAGGAGAGGAGCCTGTGTTCCTAATCACTGGCCGGAAGGAGGATGTTGCACTGGCCCGCCGTGAAATCATCTCCGCTGCAGAGCACTTCTCCATGCTCCGGGCATCCCGTAACAAGCTGGGAGTGTCCTTTAGCGGCTCCCCACCCACACCTTTGCCAGGTCAAACCACCATTCAGGTGAGAGTGCCATACCGTGTTGTGGGGCTAGTAGTGGGGCCTAAAGGCTCCACTATCAAACGCATCCAGCAGCAAACCTGTACTTACATCGTCACTCCCAGTCGAGACCGCGACCCTGTCTTTGAAATCACAGGGTCACCGAGCAACGCCGAGCGCGCTCGCGAGGAGATCGAAGCACACATCGCCTTCCGAACAGGAGGCCTGCACGACCACAATAATGAGAATGACTGTCTGGGGCCGAATGGTGGAAGCAGCCCAGCGGGCAGCAGCGGTGGTCTGGAGAGCCGGCTACAGCAGGTGTGGGGGCTGCAGGGGGGCCAGCGCAAGCCTCTCACCAGCAGCTACCGCCAGAACTTCTCAGATGCCAtggttggaggaggagggggaggaggaggaggtgagggagggggtATCTACAACAAGGGCAACTTCTCCAGCTCCGGAGAGAAGCCATGCTCTTATTTTGGATCAGAGGGAACCCAGAGCTGGGGTGACCCCGACTACCCCAAACAGGTGGCCTTCTACGCCCAGCAGCGTTCCAAGAGCTTTGGAGGCCTCCCGCTCCCTCTGACCAGACTCTCCCCCGGCTTACCCGAGTCCTGCGGAGGTGGAAGCACCAACAACTCTTCAGTCACCAGCATTGTGCCCGTAGCCGGCTCACCTCATGCCCAGGCCCGCCGCGCCCACAGTGAGCCCACCTCAGCCGGCGAAGGTTTCCCAGGCCGTCTGCCAGTGCCGGACTCGCCACCGGCCACTGTGCGGGACTGCATGACCTGCTTTGAGAGCAAAGTGACGGCTGCCTTGGTGCCCTGTGGCCATAACCTCTTCTGCATGGAGTGTGCCATCCGAATCTGTGAGCTCAACCACCCGGAGTGCCCAGTGTGCCACACCCAGGTCACACAGGCCATCCGAATATTCTCTTAA